In Pseudomonadota bacterium, one genomic interval encodes:
- a CDS encoding substrate-binding domain-containing protein, which translates to MKKLVSLSLVVLAVFLLSGLSPVQAIEKNVIMATTTSTQDSGLLDVLLPVFEKKTGYFVKTIAVGSGQAMAMGQKGEADVLLVHSPAAEQKFVKEGYGVNRRLVMHNDFIVVGPSSDPAKIKGMKSTIDVFKKIASTKSLFMSRGDNSGTNSKEKEIWKAAGIKGEGEKWYQQTGLGMGQTLNVASEKAAYTLADRGTYLALKKKLSLDILAEGDAVLLNIYHVIEVNSSKWPKVNTAGARAFADFMVSKEVQDIIKTFGVEKFGSALFFPDADKKVEDLGK; encoded by the coding sequence ATGAAAAAGTTGGTAAGTTTATCTTTAGTTGTATTGGCAGTATTTTTATTGTCCGGTCTTTCACCTGTTCAGGCAATAGAGAAGAATGTCATTATGGCTACCACTACGAGTACGCAGGATTCAGGTCTTCTGGATGTGCTTTTGCCAGTTTTTGAAAAGAAGACAGGCTATTTTGTGAAGACTATTGCTGTCGGTTCAGGCCAGGCTATGGCAATGGGCCAGAAAGGAGAGGCCGATGTGCTGCTTGTGCATTCTCCTGCTGCCGAGCAGAAGTTTGTGAAAGAAGGATATGGAGTTAACAGGCGACTTGTCATGCATAATGACTTTATTGTTGTGGGGCCGTCTTCAGACCCTGCAAAGATCAAAGGCATGAAATCCACTATAGATGTTTTCAAAAAAATAGCTTCCACAAAAAGTCTTTTCATGTCAAGGGGCGATAATTCTGGAACCAACTCAAAGGAAAAGGAGATCTGGAAGGCGGCAGGCATTAAGGGTGAGGGCGAGAAGTGGTATCAGCAAACAGGTCTCGGTATGGGTCAGACGCTGAACGTTGCTTCAGAAAAAGCAGCATATACCCTTGCCGACCGTGGAACTTACCTGGCATTAAAGAAAAAACTTTCTCTTGACATTCTGGCCGAAGGGGATGCTGTCCTGCTCAATATATACCATGTAATCGAGGTTAATTCCTCAAAATGGCCTAAGGTGAATACTGCCGGCGCCAGGGCGTTTGCAGATTTTATGGTATCAAAAGAGGTGCAGGACATTATAAAAACCTTTGGCGTTGAAAAATTCGGGTCAGCATTATTCTTTCCTGATGCCGATAAAAAGGTGGAGGATCTGGGGAAGTAA
- a CDS encoding substrate-binding domain-containing protein, which produces MNRWFYTILFFSLLFISNLSRAEGSKFILLSSTIGPIDSGIVGILEDQFEKEKDIRVRHVGAGTGAALDMARKGNIDLVMVHARSLEEKFIQEGFGTQRIDLMYNDFVIVGPKDDPAGIRGMKQATEALKQVSAKGAAFITRGDKSGTYIAEMALWEKAGIKPAGAWYIVYEKGAEGNVPTLRYTDQKSAYTVIDRATFLSIKDTIKLVVLVEGDEVLLNYISLIPVNPKKFPNVNDKDVAIFVQWLTATDKGQAIIRDFGKDKYGSPLFFPNSKEWKDAQGLKK; this is translated from the coding sequence ATGAATCGTTGGTTTTATACAATTTTGTTTTTCAGCTTGTTGTTTATTTCGAACTTAAGCAGGGCCGAAGGCAGTAAATTTATCCTTTTGTCAAGCACTATAGGCCCTATTGATTCAGGTATTGTCGGTATTCTGGAAGATCAGTTTGAAAAAGAGAAAGATATAAGGGTACGCCACGTTGGAGCAGGCACAGGTGCAGCTCTGGACATGGCACGTAAGGGTAATATTGACCTGGTAATGGTTCATGCCAGGTCTCTTGAAGAGAAATTTATACAGGAGGGATTTGGAACCCAGAGGATAGACCTCATGTATAACGATTTTGTTATTGTAGGCCCCAAGGACGACCCTGCCGGCATCAGGGGAATGAAGCAGGCTACGGAAGCCCTGAAGCAGGTTTCTGCAAAAGGCGCAGCATTTATTACCAGGGGAGATAAATCGGGAACGTATATAGCGGAGATGGCATTATGGGAGAAGGCAGGCATAAAGCCTGCGGGCGCATGGTATATTGTTTATGAAAAAGGCGCAGAGGGGAACGTGCCCACACTTCGTTATACAGACCAGAAGAGCGCATATACGGTCATCGACAGGGCAACATTTCTTTCGATTAAGGACACAATCAAGCTTGTTGTGCTCGTGGAAGGTGATGAAGTCCTTTTAAATTACATCTCTCTGATCCCTGTAAATCCGAAGAAATTTCCTAATGTAAACGATAAGGATGTAGCAATTTTTGTCCAATGGCTCACAGCGACGGACAAAGGTCAGGCTATTATCAGGGACTTCGGTAAAGATAAATACGGCAGCCCGCTTTTCTTCCCGAATTCAAAGGAATGGAAGGATGCTCAAGGGTTAAAAAAATAA
- a CDS encoding helix-turn-helix domain-containing protein, whose protein sequence is MEIISARDLSKYLKINEKKIYKLVQESKLPHIKIGGKIAFTKEMIDKWILESAAREENIFIAGSDDILLRRIIDVYNSKNHSTIYYAPVGSINGLKVLKKGAATMSCVHILDIEKKEYNTSYIDRYLSGDDYTVIQMFFREQGLYLQKNNPKGISSIEDIAAKGAAFVNRNQGSGTRLLFDFLLREKKIDPSDIKGYDNEVESHLQAGLNVIKGNSDVSFGVIHLAHMLGLNFIPLFKERFDMVIPKEHFHSAYVKSFLAFFEQPVLLTHIKDFTGYDASRMGSILHPNV, encoded by the coding sequence ATGGAGATCATATCCGCCAGAGACCTGTCAAAATATTTAAAAATAAACGAGAAAAAAATTTATAAGCTTGTCCAGGAATCAAAGCTGCCCCACATTAAAATTGGCGGCAAAATAGCATTCACCAAAGAGATGATTGACAAATGGATATTGGAGAGCGCTGCAAGGGAAGAAAATATCTTTATAGCAGGTAGTGATGATATCCTCCTCCGGAGGATTATTGACGTATATAACAGCAAAAACCATTCCACAATCTACTATGCACCTGTCGGGAGCATAAATGGACTGAAAGTATTAAAAAAGGGCGCTGCCACCATGTCCTGCGTCCATATTCTGGATATAGAAAAAAAGGAATACAATACTTCATATATAGACAGATACCTTTCCGGGGACGACTATACGGTAATCCAAATGTTCTTCAGGGAACAGGGTCTTTATCTCCAGAAAAATAATCCGAAGGGGATAAGCTCCATCGAAGACATCGCCGCCAAAGGGGCGGCATTCGTAAATAGAAACCAGGGCTCCGGAACAAGGCTGCTTTTCGACTTTTTGCTCCGTGAAAAGAAGATTGACCCTTCAGATATCAAGGGTTACGACAACGAAGTAGAGTCGCACCTGCAGGCAGGTTTGAATGTTATAAAGGGTAATTCAGACGTTTCTTTCGGTGTTATACATTTAGCGCATATGCTCGGTTTGAATTTTATACCACTTTTCAAGGAAAGGTTTGATATGGTTATACCGAAAGAACACTTTCATAGCGCCTATGTGAAGAGCTTTCTTGCGTTCTTTGAACAACCTGTCCTGTTAACCCATATAAAAGATTTTACCGGCTATGACGCATCCAGAATGGGCAGCATACTCCATCCCAATGTATGA
- a CDS encoding 50S ribosomal protein L11 methyltransferase: MKSVQKTFKTRVDILVEKGADELLPEEIYGLLSNSGIWIEEKGNDIVIKSYPNNIETYLEYLQKLKINIKQIDIHKEEEQDYAGLTKKYFRPIRIDDITILAPWNKQKTNGKSIVIEPGMAFGTGRHESTRIMMKLMKYAVMEDKSVLDLGCGSGILSLYAVLLGAKKVIAIDNDPDTVFSAKKNIIINNTDKISLACADLQHVSGTYDIVLANLDIRTFTRYSEKIKGFVKNGGCIIISGILGKESRKLIPLFNPFLLMQTEKKNAWCGFVYKINGNRQQFF; the protein is encoded by the coding sequence GTGAAATCCGTACAAAAAACATTTAAAACACGGGTGGACATCCTGGTAGAAAAAGGGGCAGACGAGCTGCTCCCCGAGGAAATATACGGTCTTTTATCAAACTCCGGTATCTGGATTGAAGAAAAAGGCAATGATATTGTTATAAAATCCTATCCGAATAATATTGAAACATACCTTGAATACCTTCAAAAGCTGAAAATCAACATTAAACAAATCGACATTCACAAAGAAGAAGAGCAGGACTATGCCGGCCTGACCAAAAAATATTTTCGTCCAATAAGGATTGACGACATAACCATCCTGGCCCCCTGGAATAAACAAAAAACAAATGGGAAATCCATCGTCATCGAACCGGGTATGGCATTTGGAACAGGCCGGCATGAATCAACAAGGATCATGATGAAACTGATGAAATATGCGGTCATGGAGGACAAAAGCGTCCTTGATCTCGGGTGCGGCTCAGGGATACTTTCTCTATATGCTGTCCTTCTCGGTGCAAAAAAAGTCATTGCTATAGACAATGATCCTGACACTGTATTTTCTGCGAAAAAGAATATCATTATTAACAATACTGACAAAATATCCCTTGCCTGCGCAGATCTTCAGCATGTCTCGGGGACATACGATATTGTACTGGCAAACCTCGACATAAGGACATTTACCCGTTACTCAGAAAAAATAAAGGGATTTGTAAAAAACGGCGGGTGCATTATCATCTCCGGCATATTGGGAAAGGAAAGCAGAAAGTTGATCCCGCTTTTTAATCCGTTTTTGCTCATGCAAACAGAGAAGAAAAATGCCTGGTGCGGGTTTGTATATAAAATTAATGGTAACAGGCAACAGTTCTTTTAA
- a CDS encoding MBL fold metallo-hydrolase encodes MRVYFWGTRGSLPASYTSEVIRKKIFSAIKASSSISLRTDEEVEKFVYKGLINKSLPFSAIGSYGSNTSCMEIDGGEEYILCDAGTGLRDFGNYVLKSSSQGRQNKTNVFNIFISHLHWDHIQGFPFFTPAFIPGNRVNIYGFHKELEQAFVTQQGYPFFPIPLKLLSADIKFTMLEENKDYEIAGFTVKGIKQNHPGDSYGYRFEKDSKSIVYSTDSEHKEDAYDEEYAFINFFKDADMLIFDAQYSLLDAISAKENWGHSNNIIAVELSVKAGVKHLCIYHNEPTFDDEKLDEFLEDTRRYLRIYTETSPLIIDIAYDGMQVEL; translated from the coding sequence GTGAGGGTATATTTTTGGGGGACACGGGGTTCGTTGCCTGCTTCTTACACATCGGAAGTAATCAGAAAAAAAATATTCAGTGCCATCAAAGCATCAAGCAGCATAAGTCTGCGTACAGACGAGGAGGTTGAGAAGTTCGTTTATAAAGGGCTTATCAACAAAAGTCTTCCCTTTTCTGCAATCGGCAGCTACGGCAGCAATACCTCATGCATGGAAATAGATGGTGGAGAAGAGTATATACTCTGTGATGCCGGAACAGGGTTGAGAGACTTCGGAAATTATGTTTTAAAATCTTCCTCTCAAGGAAGACAGAACAAAACTAACGTATTCAATATTTTTATATCGCACCTCCACTGGGATCATATACAGGGATTCCCCTTTTTTACTCCTGCCTTTATTCCAGGAAACCGTGTTAATATTTACGGATTTCATAAAGAGCTGGAGCAGGCGTTTGTAACACAACAGGGATATCCTTTTTTTCCGATACCTCTTAAATTATTGAGTGCAGATATAAAATTTACTATGCTGGAAGAGAATAAGGATTATGAGATCGCAGGCTTTACTGTGAAAGGTATAAAGCAGAACCATCCGGGTGATTCCTATGGCTACAGATTCGAAAAAGACAGTAAAAGTATTGTCTACTCGACTGATTCAGAGCATAAGGAAGATGCCTATGATGAAGAGTACGCTTTTATTAATTTCTTCAAAGATGCCGATATGCTTATTTTTGATGCTCAGTATTCCTTGCTGGATGCGATTTCTGCAAAGGAAAACTGGGGTCATTCGAATAATATCATAGCTGTAGAACTGAGCGTAAAAGCCGGTGTAAAGCATTTGTGCATCTATCATAACGAGCCTACTTTCGATGATGAAAAACTGGATGAATTTTTGGAGGATACAAGGCGGTATCTGAGAATTTATACAGAAACATCTCCACTCATAATAGACATTGCATATGACGGTATGCAGGTTGAATTATAG
- a CDS encoding efflux RND transporter periplasmic adaptor subunit encodes MADEDLSKLKIDKSQPVMRQGSHKKLFYWTATAFVVLMALLLYVKGIFTLAIQVDVATVSQVYPSQTFTLLNASGYVVPQRKAAVASKITGKIVSLLVEEGSKVRNGEIIARLENDDTIALEKQAAANLEVARSNLEQTKAELNDAGINFNREKNLLEKEFTTKASYDTAEARYKKAMAAVGGGEASVKAYTAGLENARVILGYTLIRAPFDAIVLTKNADIGDIITPLGAAANAKAAVVTIADMNSLQVEADVSESNLQKISVDQPCEIQLDALPDSRFRGIIHMIVPTADRSKATVMVKVRFIDKDARILPEMSAKVAFLSKPVGAGDEKPRTLIGNKAILDRSSKKTVFLVKGDRVLQTVVTISGAFGEMSEVTSGVKAGDKVVINPPEKLRNGSKIKVVER; translated from the coding sequence ATGGCTGATGAAGATCTTTCAAAGTTGAAGATAGACAAGTCTCAGCCTGTCATGCGGCAGGGATCGCATAAGAAATTGTTTTATTGGACAGCAACGGCATTCGTTGTTTTAATGGCCCTGCTCCTCTATGTGAAGGGGATATTCACCCTGGCCATTCAGGTTGATGTTGCAACTGTATCACAAGTTTACCCATCTCAGACCTTTACCTTATTGAATGCCAGCGGTTATGTTGTGCCGCAGCGAAAAGCCGCAGTAGCATCCAAAATAACCGGCAAGATTGTATCTCTTCTTGTCGAGGAAGGGAGCAAGGTCAGGAACGGAGAAATCATTGCAAGGCTTGAAAACGATGATACTATTGCTTTGGAGAAACAGGCTGCTGCCAATCTTGAGGTTGCACGTTCAAATCTTGAACAGACTAAGGCAGAGCTCAACGATGCAGGCATCAATTTTAACCGTGAGAAGAACCTTTTGGAAAAGGAGTTCACTACAAAGGCATCCTATGATACGGCAGAAGCACGTTATAAAAAGGCTATGGCTGCAGTTGGCGGCGGAGAGGCTTCCGTGAAAGCATATACTGCAGGGCTCGAAAATGCACGGGTAATACTTGGCTATACCTTGATACGCGCCCCCTTTGACGCCATTGTGCTGACAAAGAACGCCGACATCGGCGATATTATAACCCCTTTGGGGGCTGCCGCAAATGCAAAGGCTGCTGTTGTAACAATAGCAGATATGAATTCGCTTCAGGTAGAAGCCGATGTTTCCGAGTCCAACCTTCAAAAAATCAGTGTGGACCAGCCTTGTGAAATCCAGCTTGATGCCCTTCCGGATTCGAGGTTCCGGGGGATTATTCACATGATCGTCCCTACTGCCGACAGGAGCAAGGCAACAGTAATGGTAAAGGTTCGCTTTATAGACAAGGATGCCCGTATCCTCCCGGAAATGAGCGCAAAGGTTGCCTTCCTCTCAAAACCGGTTGGGGCCGGCGATGAGAAACCAAGAACACTCATTGGAAACAAGGCTATTCTTGATCGCAGCAGCAAGAAAACGGTCTTTCTCGTTAAAGGGGATCGTGTTTTGCAGACCGTTGTAACCATCAGTGGAGCCTTCGGTGAAATGAGCGAGGTTACAAGCGGGGTGAAGGCAGGGGATAAAGTAGTGATAAATCCCCCGGAAAAACTCAGGAATGGCTCAAAGATAAAGGTTGTAGAGAGATAG
- a CDS encoding ABC transporter ATP-binding protein — MNDAVPIVEVINLNKSYHRGNQTITVLSDITFDIREGEFLALMGPSGSGKSTLLNLIAGIDKADSGIIRVGGIDITTLSETELAKWRGVHVGFVFQFYNLIPVLTAFDNVELPLLLTNLPKKARREHVEMALKIVNLADRMDHYPGQLSGGQQQRVAIARAIITDPTILVADEPTGDLDRVSAEEIMALMERLNIESGKTIIMVTHDPRAAGKARLLKHLDKGVLNNNP, encoded by the coding sequence ATGAACGATGCTGTGCCTATTGTAGAGGTAATTAATCTCAATAAATCATATCACCGCGGGAACCAGACAATAACGGTACTGAGCGATATCACATTCGACATTCGTGAAGGAGAATTCCTCGCGCTCATGGGACCGTCAGGTTCGGGCAAGTCCACGCTTTTAAATCTCATCGCCGGAATCGACAAGGCAGACAGCGGCATAATCCGGGTAGGCGGCATAGATATTACAACATTGTCCGAGACTGAACTTGCAAAATGGCGCGGGGTTCATGTCGGGTTTGTATTCCAGTTCTACAACCTGATCCCTGTTCTCACCGCTTTTGACAATGTAGAACTGCCGTTGCTTCTGACAAATCTTCCAAAAAAAGCCCGAAGAGAACATGTCGAGATGGCGCTCAAGATAGTAAATCTTGCCGACCGCATGGACCACTATCCCGGTCAGCTTTCAGGGGGGCAGCAGCAGCGTGTAGCTATTGCGAGGGCTATAATTACCGACCCGACAATCCTTGTAGCCGATGAGCCTACCGGAGACCTGGATCGTGTATCGGCAGAAGAGATCATGGCATTAATGGAGCGCCTCAACATTGAATCAGGCAAGACAATCATAATGGTTACCCACGATCCCCGTGCAGCAGGAAAGGCGCGCTTATTAAAACATCTCGACAAGGGTGTTCTGAACAATAATCCATAA
- a CDS encoding ABC transporter permease — translation MYIIKLLIKNAFRHKLRTCLTVLSVAIAILSFGLLRTVIDAWYAGVQASSASRLVTRHAVSIILTLPISYKEKIRQIEGVKLVSYGIWFGGFYIEEKNFFANFAVEPKTFLEQYPEYIFKPDEKAAFLRDKKAFAAGAKLVKKYGWKIGDIVTLKGTIYPGNWEFVLRGIYKGRDKNTDDSQFFFHFDYLNEILKKTVPARADRVGHYVIEVTSPDLVADVATRVDKTFYNSIAETLTETEKAFQLGFVSMSDAIITALRLVTFIVIVIILAVVANTINMTARERIGEYSVFKTLGFGGWRIAGLLFGESFIITMMGCTAGIILTFPAARTFANTVGSYFPTFNVTMDTILLDITFSILVGILASVIPTWRSIKTPIADGLRRIG, via the coding sequence ATGTACATCATTAAGCTGCTCATCAAGAATGCCTTCCGTCACAAACTTCGAACCTGTCTCACTGTTTTGAGTGTTGCCATTGCAATTCTATCCTTCGGTCTTTTGCGAACGGTCATTGACGCATGGTATGCCGGGGTTCAGGCATCGTCCGCAAGCAGGCTTGTTACAAGACATGCTGTATCGATAATTCTAACTCTCCCGATTTCTTACAAAGAGAAAATCCGCCAGATAGAAGGGGTAAAGCTTGTATCATATGGAATCTGGTTTGGCGGTTTTTATATTGAAGAGAAGAATTTTTTTGCGAATTTTGCTGTTGAGCCTAAAACCTTCCTTGAACAATATCCTGAATATATATTCAAGCCCGACGAAAAAGCGGCATTTCTCCGTGACAAAAAAGCATTCGCGGCAGGGGCAAAACTCGTGAAAAAATACGGCTGGAAGATAGGGGATATAGTAACCCTTAAAGGGACTATATATCCGGGTAATTGGGAGTTTGTTCTGCGCGGTATATACAAAGGAAGGGATAAAAATACCGACGACAGCCAGTTTTTCTTTCATTTTGATTATCTGAACGAGATACTTAAAAAAACCGTGCCTGCCAGGGCAGACCGGGTAGGCCACTATGTAATTGAAGTAACAAGTCCTGATCTTGTTGCAGATGTCGCCACAAGGGTGGATAAAACCTTTTATAATTCCATTGCCGAAACGCTGACAGAAACCGAAAAGGCCTTTCAACTGGGTTTTGTCTCCATGTCTGATGCGATTATTACCGCCTTGAGACTCGTTACATTCATCGTAATTGTGATTATTCTTGCAGTAGTGGCAAATACTATTAATATGACGGCCCGTGAACGTATCGGTGAATACTCGGTATTCAAGACACTCGGGTTCGGGGGCTGGCGCATTGCAGGGTTGCTCTTTGGCGAGTCCTTTATTATAACCATGATGGGATGCACGGCGGGCATCATTCTGACATTTCCGGCTGCAAGGACATTTGCGAATACTGTAGGCTCTTACTTCCCTACGTTTAATGTCACTATGGATACAATACTTCTGGATATTACATTCTCTATACTTGTCGGCATACTCGCATCCGTTATCCCCACCTGGCGCAGCATAAAGACCCCTATTGCCGATGGTTTACGGAGGATCGGGTAA
- a CDS encoding ABC transporter permease yields MFIPFSYSAKNLLTRKVTTILTASGMALVVFVFTTILMMAHGLEKTLVDTGSYDNGVVIRKGSGAEMMSWVSRSQASIVESDPQVAIGIDGKPLFAKELNVLISLPKKGDNKQSNVTIRGVGDASLKLRPQVQLVEGHMPKPGSSEVAAGWSVAKRFQGINVGERLRFGMREWTIVGIFDAGNTGYNSEIWGDNDQLMQAFRRPVYSSLVFKLQDSSEFGKLKERIEKDPRMNHEVKRETKYYADQSEIMAKFLRILGMSLTVMFSLGAVIGAMITMYASVASRVAEIGTMRALGFQRRSILGAFLLESLLLSLAGGLAGLFFASFLQFFTISTMNFQTFSELAFNFSLNFNIAFKSLVFSLIMGFIGGALPALRASRMNIVDALRQA; encoded by the coding sequence ATGTTTATCCCCTTTTCATACAGCGCAAAGAACTTGCTGACACGCAAGGTCACTACTATACTGACTGCTTCGGGCATGGCGCTTGTGGTGTTTGTCTTTACCACAATTCTGATGATGGCCCATGGTCTTGAAAAAACGCTTGTAGACACAGGTTCTTATGACAATGGTGTGGTAATACGCAAGGGTTCAGGTGCAGAGATGATGAGCTGGGTTTCGCGTTCACAGGCCTCGATAGTCGAGTCAGACCCACAGGTGGCCATTGGAATAGACGGAAAACCGCTCTTTGCAAAGGAGCTGAATGTGCTCATTTCGCTCCCCAAGAAGGGCGACAATAAACAGTCAAATGTGACGATAAGAGGGGTCGGGGATGCATCTCTGAAGCTGCGCCCTCAGGTTCAGCTTGTAGAAGGACACATGCCCAAACCGGGTTCTTCTGAGGTTGCGGCAGGTTGGAGCGTAGCAAAACGTTTTCAAGGAATCAATGTAGGCGAGAGACTCAGATTCGGTATGCGTGAATGGACAATTGTGGGCATATTTGATGCAGGGAATACAGGGTATAATTCCGAAATATGGGGCGATAACGACCAGCTTATGCAGGCATTCCGAAGGCCGGTATATTCATCTCTTGTCTTCAAGTTGCAGGATTCCTCTGAATTTGGAAAACTTAAGGAACGGATTGAAAAAGACCCCCGCATGAACCATGAAGTAAAAAGAGAAACGAAATATTATGCTGATCAGTCGGAGATAATGGCAAAGTTCCTGCGCATCCTCGGGATGTCTTTGACTGTGATGTTCTCCCTTGGGGCAGTTATCGGCGCCATGATTACAATGTATGCATCAGTGGCAAGCAGGGTTGCAGAAATAGGCACTATGCGAGCTTTAGGTTTTCAAAGGAGAAGCATCCTGGGCGCCTTTCTTTTGGAATCATTGCTTCTCAGTCTCGCAGGAGGTCTCGCAGGGCTCTTTTTTGCTTCATTTTTACAGTTCTTTACTATATCCACTATGAACTTCCAGACATTCTCCGAGCTTGCCTTTAACTTTTCCCTTAATTTTAATATTGCTTTCAAGTCCCTCGTGTTTTCTTTGATCATGGGTTTTATCGGCGGGGCGCTTCCTGCCTTAAGGGCATCGCGGATGAATATCGTGGATGCATTGAGGCAGGCTTAA